The Vibrio bathopelagicus genomic sequence CTATCTGTGGCTTAGAACAAAATCCAGATTGGTTCAGTCTTGATTTTGTTCGTACTGGTTTTGGTGTGGAAGGTCGCTTGCCGACTAATGCCATGAAGCAGCTTCAATTCGAGCTCGATAAGTCTCAAACGGGCAGCGTGTCTGTGTTGATTGAAGCGATTGAGCAAGTAGGCGTTATCACAGCGAACTAAGGGGGTGGGCTATGTCCTTACCTGACCAACCGAAAGCCACCGCTAGTTCTGGCAGTTGGTTTGACAGCATCCTTGAAGGGGCGGGTGAACTTGTTGGTGGCGCTGTCGATGTGGTGGGCGATTTTGGCGGCAACATGCTTGGAATCAAGATGGATAACGAGCTAGAACGCGCTAAGTCGGCCAGTCCAGACGAGAATCGCGCCAACAATAACGACTATCAGCAACCCAATGGACAGCCCGTTAATACCAATAGCGGTGTTCAATGGCAGACCATCGCCATTGTTGTGGTGTTGTTGCTTGTAGTGTTAGGCGGATTGGCGTTCGCGCTCAAAGGGGGCAAGTAATGCCAATTCTCTATCTCGGTGTGGCGGGCTTAACTCTTGGGTTTTTGACCGCCAAGGAAATCAACAAATCTGCGTGGATCATTGTGGTGATACTCGCGCTGATTATTTGGCTGAAAATGGGGTGATATGTTTGGAGCAATGACCAGTTTAACGGGCGGTGGTGGTTTAACGGGCGGTAGCGCTGGACCGTCTACAGCCACAAGTAGTAACCAGTCGGGGCAATCCATTGGTGGCATCAACATGGGTGGTGGGGTGAGTCCTTGGCTCATTCTTGCTATCGCGGTGTTGGTCATCGTAGCCCTAAAGGTACTCAAATGATCAAAGTGGTAACGCATTCAAAAAGTACACAAGAGCGATTGCGAGATGCTTTTCGCGCTTGTCCTGATGACTTCGAGTTAATGGAGCAAGCTATAAGCGATGGCCTTGTCAGTATCTACCTGATTCAAGGTGATGACTATGACCTTGCTGTTGCAGGTGAGGTACTTGGCAATAGCTATTTTGTGTGGGCGGTACAGGGAACTGGCGCAGTGAAAGCGACCCGTGAACTGGCAGCTTATGTCAAAAGCAGCGGTTTGAAAGCGATTACCACGAAAACGTATTTTCCTTTGGTGGCGCGCTTATTAAAGCGGCTTGGCAAAGTCTCAAGCATTGAGCGAGATAGCCACCAATTATTACGATGGGAGGTGTAGTGCATGGGTGGTAAATCCAGTTCAAGCAATAGCACCAGTACAAAGAATACCAGTAGTCAAAATGCTATTAGCGGTGACAACCTCGGTGTTGCTCTTAGTGGTATTGAAGGGTCAACGATTAATGCTACGTCTACCGATTATGGCAGTGTGGCTAAATCGTTTGATTTTGCAGGTGACGCGCTCGATGAATCATTAGCGCTCGCCAATGGTGCGCTCAAAGAATACAGCTCAAGTAATAGCGAAAACCTTCAAATGATAGCAGGGCTTGCGGGTAATCAAGCGGCTCAAAATACACAGAACCTCGACAAGCTAACTGAGCTTGCCAAGTTCAAACAAGACAACGGACAAAGCGCTCTCAATAAACAGCAATTAGTTCTTATGGCCGTGATTGTATTTGTGTTTGGTTTTGTTCTGTTTAAGGCGGTAAAAAAATGAACATCACTCTAATAAAAGGGCAAGTCGTTCCCTTAACCATAGAATCTAGTTGGCTTTTTATTGAGTCGTATAAAGGCAAATTGTCAGTTCGATTAGATGATGCTGGCGAGGAATTTACTTTGCCTAGTGGCTCGGTTCTTCGTTATGGAAAACCAATGGGGCGCATCTTACTTAGTGGTGAAGGTAGCCTTTCACTTGAGCATGGGCGTGGGGATTTTACCCCACCAGTTGAAGGGCAAAAGTTAGAAATTCAAACCATGCCGCAAATCGAATTGGTACCTGGTCAAAGTATGAAAGTCAGCGAACTGCCAGAAGTACGTCTTGAACCCAATCAGAGCGTACGCCTTGAACCCAATCAGATAGTAAGCGTAGCTGTTAGTAATGAACTCCTTGGGCGTTCTGGTGAATTGCCAATGCCTGTTCCCGCTAATACCAATCGTAAAGGGATAATTATCAAAGCGCCTGCAAGTAATACAGGGGTGTTGAGTCTTAAAGGTTTTGAGTTAGTCGCGGGTGAGTCGGTCACGCTTGAAACCACAGCGGGATTCACTTTGTCAGGAACAGAGCCTGATACAGATACAGCACATATATTGGAGTATTAACATGCTATTACCACCGCTACCTACGGGTAACAGTCGAAATAAAATCGAATTTCTGTATGAGCACATGAACTCTGGCGAACCCAGTTCTGATGCGCCATTAGCGATACCGATTATTCAAGGTGATTTTTATCGAAGTGGCCGAGATGGTTGGAGCGAAGACCTAGACGGATTTTTGCTTACATACAGTGTCTCTGAGTTCTCCGAATTTGGAGACATGGATATCTTGCCACTGATTTCTTTAGCACCTGAAAGTGATGAGCCCTTTGTTAAGTTTTTCTTCAACCTTTCAACCATGCTTCGCCTATCCAATTTTGAGGGAGAATTGGGCTTTGCTGTTGTTTTAGCTGATGAGCAAGGCAACGTCATCAAATCCCCCGATGGTTACGTTACAAAGTTAGACCTAAAAAGTACGACGGTTCACGGCACTCCTTCAGAGCTAGGGCAGCGAGTCACTGCAAATGAAACGGCTGTCTTATGGGTTGATAAGGAACTTATCAAAGGAAAAGAAAAAGTCATTCTACATCTGATGATAAGAGGCGATGCAGCTTACACCTCCGATAGTGGAAGAACGGACAAAGAAATTTTGTCGAGAGTGTTCCTGCATGGTGGTGATGTGACTTTGGTTGGTTTGGGCGTGTCGTAAGTCTAATCGCAGGAGGCTGCATGATTCGCGCACTTATTGTTATTGCCTTAATCCTTTCTCTATATCAGGGGCAAAAAGTTATGAAATCACAACTTAATCGCGGGGTTCGTAATAACAACCCGCTCAACATTCGCATTAGTGGCAACGCTTGGACGGGTAAGGTCACGCCATCGAAAGATAAGGCTTTTGAAACCTTCTCGGATTCAAAGTACGGCTTTCGAGCCGCAACCAAACTCATCCGCAGCTATCAGAACCTTTATGGACTGAATACGCTCTCGGGCATTATCCATCGTTGGGCGCCAGAGAGTGATAACAACGATACCGAAAATTACATTCAGTTTGTGGCTAGCAAGGTTGGTGTAAATCCTAGTGCCGCTTTAAATCTCTATGACGATCATTTCATGACTCGTCTTGTTCATGCCATGTCCATCATGGAAGTCGGGCGATATTACTCGGTGAATGACGCAGCTGCAGGGGTCGCGCTTGTATGACCAAACAAGAAGTAATGCAACGTTTGGCGGTTGGGATTCTGACCGCTTTAATCAGCGCTTATATCTGGAAGCGCATCAACAGCTAGGGACTAACAATGAAAGTAGATTTTAAACAGTTATCGACTAAGAAAGGGCTTGCGTTAATTGGGGCGGGTATTGCTCTTGCTGCGGGACACCCTGAACTACTTACTGCGAGCGTTTCAGAAACGGGCGTTCAGTATGGAGGGCTTTTGGGTACCTTAGTTCCATTAGCAATTGGCCTATGGGAAACCCTACGTAATGAGTTTAAATGATTATGGTTGAATTACTTCAGTATTTAACATCTATGGGGTTGCCACCGTCGATGCTTGTGATTATCGCGATCTTCTGGAGGCATAACAACCGACTCATACGGCTCGAAACTAAGGTGTTTTAAATATCATTTTTCGTATGACTTTTGTGTATAGAAGTCCACTCATAGTAGTGGATTTTTTATTGTTCCATGAGGCTTGTTTCAGAAATGAAATCTAACTTTCCAATAAAATGCTCAATAGTGGGCTGATGTAGGTGATAGTTTAATGAAATGAGAATTATTTGTGTTATTTGTTGATATGTGTGGTGATTATTATGGATAAAATAAATGTTAATGAAAAATTTGAGTTGTTTTCTGAAACATGGACGCCAAAGATTATAGCTGAATCAAATGGACAGCTAGTTAAGATTGCAAAGGGGGTTGGTGAGTTGCTTTGGCATAAGCATGAGAATGAAGATGAGCTCTTTCTAGTATTTAAAGGGCAGCTTACTCTGCAACTTCGCACTGGTAATATTGTTTTAAATCCTGGAGAAATGTTTGTTGTGCCAAAAGGTACTGATCACTGTCCATTAGCTACACCAGATACTCATTTTATGATGGTTGAACCGTCTTCAACTGCACATACTGGTGAGTTTAAGAATGAAGTGACTATCGAATTTGAAGAGCAAGAGTGGATCTAAATAAATATTGAGATTGGTATCTCTAGTGGATTTATGGACGTAGTGGTCTTTGTTTTTATTTAAAACAGTTGGTTAAACCAAATCAAAGCCATCTTGGATGGCTTTATTACTATTGGTTCTCTTTTAAGTGCAATTTTGCAGGGTATAGTTGAGTATAAACTTGCCAAAGAATGTTTAGATTTCTATGTCCAGTAACTTGAGCAACTTCCTCTATTGAGTAGCCCTTTTCAAACAACCTACTTGCTCCCTCTCTCCGTAAATCGTGATACCTCAAGTCTTCAATTCCTAATTCGTTCCTCACTCTCTGAAAGCCTGCGCTAACGCTTCGTGAGTTGTATGGAAAAATAAGCTCACCTTTGTTTGGTTGTTTTAGTGCGATCTCAAATGACTCGCCAAGCAACGGCACAACCATGTGGTTACCTTCTTTCTTCCTTGGGTCTTTTCTATCTCTAACCAGTATCGTTTTATGTTCTTGGTTAAGGTCTTCCCAACGCAGGTTGCAGACTTCACCAATTCGCATACAAGTAAGAATGCTGAATTCAAGAATGTCGGTGAATGGGATTCGAGTTTTGCCGTTTGGCCTGAATGACTCACGTTGTTCTAATCCAAGCTTTAAACGTTTGAGTTCTTCTGAAGTTGGGCGGCGTGTTCGCTTCTGGCTTTTACCGATTAGCCCCATATCAATGAGAACAGGAATTGCTTCATCAAATATCTGAAAGTTGGCTGCGATATTGAACACAGGTTTCGCTTTTTTCATGACAGAACGGAGGTAAGCAACATCGTGATAGACCGTTGCACCGCCAGCCCCTCCGCCTTTACGGTTTTTACAGTGTTGGATTAAGTCGCTAGTTCTTAGCTTGTCGCTTTCAATCTTGGATATGTCGCAGTCACGCAATAGCTTGACCACGTATTGTTTCGTTCGCCCTGTTTTATCCCATAAATCAGGCTCTTCCATAAACTTGTCCAGAAGTACGTACAGCGGTACGGATTTCTGTCCGGATTCATCAGGGTTTTCTAGCTCAAGAACCCGTTTATTTGCATAGGTTCTAGCGAGCTCTTTTTTCCTGAATGTTTTCGATTCCCTGTGTATAATCGCCGAATTCTTTTTGACTACAATGTCCACTGTGAAGCGTGATTCACCGCTTTTTAGTGTTCTTTTTTTAATGCTAAATGATGCCATTCGTCCTACTCCATCGATACGTACTATATGCGTACTGAGTGGGTGAGTTTGGGGCAACTCTAGCAAATTGCTGTATATATATACAGTATATAGATTTCGAGTAACACCTTATGAAACCTGACAATACTAGTAAATACGCGGCTAACCGCTTATCCGTTGCACCCATGCTCGATTGGACCGACCGCCACTGTCGTTACTTTCACCGTTTGCTTTCTCAGCAGACTCTTCTGTACACGGAAATGGTAACCACAGGTGCGATCTTATATGGTAAGGGTGACTTCCTAGAATATAACGAACAAGAACATCCCCTTGCACTTCAACTTGGTGGTTCAAACCCTGTTGATTTAGCTGCTTGTGCCAAGCTTGCTGGTGAGCGTGGCTATGATGAAGTAAACCTTAACGTAGGTTGTCCTTCAGACCGAGTTCAGAATGGTCGCTTTGGTGCATGCTTGATGGCTGAGCCTGAGCTGGTGGCAGATTGCGTATCGGCGATGAAAGAAGTGACTGATATTCCAATTACTGTGAAAACGCGAATTGGTATCGATGACCAAGACTCTTATGAGTTTCTAACTAAGTTTGTTTCGACGGTTTCTGAAAAAGGCGGCTGTGAGCAATTTACTATTCACGCGCGTAAAGCATGGTTGAGTGGCCTTAGCCCTAAAGAGAACCGCGAGATCCCACCTTTAAATTATGACCGTGCGTACCAAATTAAGAAAGATTTCTCTGATCTTGTGATTGCTGTAAATGGTGGCATTACGACTCTTGATCAAACTAAAGAGCACTTGCAGCACCTTGATGGTGTGATGATCGGTCGTGAGGCATACCATAGTCCGTTTATCTTGGCTGAAGTCGACCAACAGATCTTTGGCTTAGATACGCCAATCAAGAAGCGCTCACAAGTAGTTGAAGAGATGTACCCGTACATTGAGCGTGAATTATCGAATGGTGCAAGCCTAGGACATATATCTCGTCACATGCTTGGTTTGTTCCAAAGTATGCCGGGTGCTAGACAGTGGCGTCGTTACATTAGTGAGAATGCGCATAAGAAAGGCGCGGGTATCGAGGTGGTGCAGGCAGCATTGGCTAAGATTCCTAAAGAGCTAAACGTATAACCTCCCTCGAGGTGAAAATTTTGAGCTTAAAAACTTAAGGCTAAATTCGCCATTAGAGGCTAAATTGACCATCAAGATATTCCCTAAAAGCCACGCATGAAGATGTGTGGCTTTTTATTTGATTGATAAGTAAGGGGTTTACTGGTTTTCTTAACTTGGTATAGAAGCTGCAATACTAGAAAGTAGGAAAGATAGGTCATTAACTCATTAGGGAGACCATTATGTTTGAATTAATCTTTGTTCTTATTTTCGTCGCAACTCTACTTGTCACAGGCATCACGTTTATGACGGTATTGGCTACAACCGGAGTCGCGTTAGCAGTCATGTTGGTCTTAGGTATGATGGGCGTTGTGTTTAAGTTGCTGCCTTGGTTAATTGTGATTGCACTTGGTATCTGGTTTTTCAAAAACTTTGTACACAGTTCTAACCAAAGACGTTACTAAGGTCATGGTGTCGTCAAATCTTTGATCGTCAGCGGTTTATCGTTTTAGAATTTAAGATGTGTGGTAGAATTTTCCCCAATAATCTATGAATGTGCATACAATTAGCACAACGATATGGAATTGGAGCTACCTCAAATGAATAAAATGCCATTAATTGCTTTAGTGGGAATGCTATCTTTAAGCTCGGCAGTATCTGCTGAAGAAGAGTTTTCTTACACGGCTAAAGTCGGTGCCGATATGTGGTGGGGAAGTACAAAGCTAAACGAAGTTAGACAAGATGATGACTCTAACTCTCCTTCGTTGTATGTCGCATTTGAGCACAATGCCCCGATGCTACCAAACGCTAGTTTTCGCTATACTTCTGTCGATGCGGATTCATTGGCCTTCGATAAGTACGACTACACCTTCTATTACACATTGTTAGATCACAAGTTGATGAACTTTGATGCAGGTGTGACGTTCACGCAATACTCAAACTCTAACTACATCGAACCGAAAGCTAATGGTGCGCAAACCAGTTTCGATGAGTTTACTTGGAGTTTCTACGGTAATGCAGAGATCAATGTTCCTGACACCAACTTCGATATCATTGGTACGATGGAGTTCGGTGATAGCAGTGGCATCAAGAGCACTGACTTGATGGCGGGTGTTCAGTACCGAATTCCTGTGTCAAAATCTGAAATTGCCCTGCGTGGTGGTTACCGTGTTATCGATCTAGATTCGGATGAGTTCTTTAGCTCTGAACTAGGCAAGAGCTTTGTTATGGTTGACGGCTGGTTCGCAGGCGCTGAAGTGCGCTTTTAGGCTATTCAAGCTCATTTAGAACGGATTTTAAGAACGTCACTTTATTAAGTGGCGTTTTTTTATATCTATTGATTATATCTTTCTGGAATTAGTTAGCACATTCATCACTTTCGACCATCCTTAATACAGAGATCTAATTAGCGTCTATTCTTATAAGGTCTATGTTGTGGGGTCAAAGCAAGGGATGGAATATGACACTCAATGAATTACGAAATTTATATAGAGAAAACCTGTTAGTTGAAGCAATTATAGAGCCCTCAATTCAAGAAGGGTCTTGGGTTGTGGAGTTTCGCCATATGGGAGGTGGCTTTGTTCTGCTTACTGATGTTCATGGTGAAGAGTGCCATTACGCAGATCTGGACCTAGCATCTAAGTCGGCAATGGCCGTTGGCTTTCAGCAAGTACGCATTGAAAACCAGTAAGTCAATTTACGGTTCAATCGGTTTTTACTTCCAAAAAGTTATAAAACATACTTTTCTATTCTTTCTTGTTATTAAAAGGAGTGGTTAATCTATCGTCACGCAATGATTAGGGATGTCGTGACCATGTCTTTAAATAAGAAAGAGTCTTTACAAAATAATAATGCACAGTCTGGGGCTAACGAGTTACCTGGGCTA encodes the following:
- a CDS encoding DNAase is translated as MIKVVTHSKSTQERLRDAFRACPDDFELMEQAISDGLVSIYLIQGDDYDLAVAGEVLGNSYFVWAVQGTGAVKATRELAAYVKSSGLKAITTKTYFPLVARLLKRLGKVSSIERDSHQLLRWEV
- a CDS encoding structural protein, which codes for MIRALIVIALILSLYQGQKVMKSQLNRGVRNNNPLNIRISGNAWTGKVTPSKDKAFETFSDSKYGFRAATKLIRSYQNLYGLNTLSGIIHRWAPESDNNDTENYIQFVASKVGVNPSAALNLYDDHFMTRLVHAMSIMEVGRYYSVNDAAAGVALV
- a CDS encoding cupin domain-containing protein, with product MDKINVNEKFELFSETWTPKIIAESNGQLVKIAKGVGELLWHKHENEDELFLVFKGQLTLQLRTGNIVLNPGEMFVVPKGTDHCPLATPDTHFMMVEPSSTAHTGEFKNEVTIEFEEQEWI
- a CDS encoding site-specific integrase yields the protein MASFSIKKRTLKSGESRFTVDIVVKKNSAIIHRESKTFRKKELARTYANKRVLELENPDESGQKSVPLYVLLDKFMEEPDLWDKTGRTKQYVVKLLRDCDISKIESDKLRTSDLIQHCKNRKGGGAGGATVYHDVAYLRSVMKKAKPVFNIAANFQIFDEAIPVLIDMGLIGKSQKRTRRPTSEELKRLKLGLEQRESFRPNGKTRIPFTDILEFSILTCMRIGEVCNLRWEDLNQEHKTILVRDRKDPRKKEGNHMVVPLLGESFEIALKQPNKGELIFPYNSRSVSAGFQRVRNELGIEDLRYHDLRREGASRLFEKGYSIEEVAQVTGHRNLNILWQVYTQLYPAKLHLKENQ
- the dusA gene encoding tRNA dihydrouridine(20/20a) synthase DusA — translated: MKPDNTSKYAANRLSVAPMLDWTDRHCRYFHRLLSQQTLLYTEMVTTGAILYGKGDFLEYNEQEHPLALQLGGSNPVDLAACAKLAGERGYDEVNLNVGCPSDRVQNGRFGACLMAEPELVADCVSAMKEVTDIPITVKTRIGIDDQDSYEFLTKFVSTVSEKGGCEQFTIHARKAWLSGLSPKENREIPPLNYDRAYQIKKDFSDLVIAVNGGITTLDQTKEHLQHLDGVMIGREAYHSPFILAEVDQQIFGLDTPIKKRSQVVEEMYPYIERELSNGASLGHISRHMLGLFQSMPGARQWRRYISENAHKKGAGIEVVQAALAKIPKELNV
- the pspG gene encoding envelope stress response protein PspG, which translates into the protein MFELIFVLIFVATLLVTGITFMTVLATTGVALAVMLVLGMMGVVFKLLPWLIVIALGIWFFKNFVHSSNQRRY
- a CDS encoding TIGR04219 family outer membrane beta-barrel protein, which encodes MNKMPLIALVGMLSLSSAVSAEEEFSYTAKVGADMWWGSTKLNEVRQDDDSNSPSLYVAFEHNAPMLPNASFRYTSVDADSLAFDKYDYTFYYTLLDHKLMNFDAGVTFTQYSNSNYIEPKANGAQTSFDEFTWSFYGNAEINVPDTNFDIIGTMEFGDSSGIKSTDLMAGVQYRIPVSKSEIALRGGYRVIDLDSDEFFSSELGKSFVMVDGWFAGAEVRF